Below is a genomic region from Ostrea edulis chromosome 10, xbOstEdul1.1, whole genome shotgun sequence.
gtaacattctgtacaacatctacacctctactgagtgtatatatgtaatcatGTAACATTCTGTACAACATCTACACCTTTactgagtatatatatgtaatcatgTAACATTCTGTTCAACATCTACACCTctactgagtatatatatatatgtaatcatgTAACATTCTGTTCAACATCTACACCTctactgagtatatatatatatatatgtgtaatacatgtaacattctgtacaacatctacacctctactgagtatatatatatgtaatcatgTAACATTCTGTTCAACATCTACACCTctactgagtatatatatatatgtaatcatgTAACATTCTGTTCAACATCTACACCTctactgagtatatatatatatgtaatcatgTAACATTCTGTTCAACATCTACACCTctactgagtatatatatatatatatgtgtaatacatgtaacattctgtacaacatctacacctctactgagtatatatatatgtaatcatgTAACATTCTGTTCAACATCTACACCTctactgagtatatatatatatgtaatcatgTAACATTCTGTTCAACATCTACACCTctactgagtatatatatatatatatatatatatatatatatatatatatatatatataaaatacatgtaacattctgtacaacatctacacctctactgagtgtatatatgtaatcatGTAACATTCTGTACAACATCTACACCTCTactgagtatatatatgtaatcatgTAACATTCTGTTCAACATCTACACCTctactgagtatatatatatatatatgtaatacatgtaacattctgtccaacatctacacctctactgagtatatatatatatatacataatacatgtaacattctgtacaacatctacacctctactgagtatatatatgtaatcatgTAACATTCTGTTCAACATCTACACCTctactgagtatatatatatatatatatatatatatatatatatatatatgtaacattctGCCCAACATCTACATCTctactgagtatatatatatatatatatatatatatatatatatatatatatgtaacattctgtccaacatctacacctctactgagtgtatatatgtaatacatggCTTATCTTTACATCATCTGTTAGTACTGATGTTATTCGTTATATCTGGCTTATCTTTACATCATCTGTTAGTACTGATGTTATTCGTTATAACTGGCTTATCTTTATATCATCTGTTATTGCTGATGGTCAAGCACGGAATCAGgaacaaaataatttcttttagaTATGAGAAAACCACGTGATGCCTTACAATACTTTGATAATGTATTTCATTGTCGACGACGGAGCATAGCTCTAGTATTAAATAGCTTTATGATGTATACAATATAGCATTGAAATTAGCTGTGAGAAACAACTATGTTATAAAGtctttagattgattgattaaatagcTTTATGATGCATACAATATTGAATGTGAGAAACAGCTATGTTATAAAGtctttagattgattgattaaatagcTTTATGATGTATACAATATTGAATGTGAGAAACAGCTAGGTTATAAAGtctttagattgattgattgtctAACGTTCCACTCGAGAAGTTTCCCCTCATATCaggacgtcaccattaccggtgaagggctgcacaaattacatgtaggcctatgctcagcgcttaggGCCTTTggacagggagggatctttatcgtgccacacctgctgtgacacggggctcggttttttttttgggggggggggtggttggtttttttttttttttagcggtctcatccgaactttttagaaaaatggAAGTTAACTGTAGAACTTCGAATACAATACTTTTGAacccccaaccccaaccccccaacccccagtCTTGTTTTATTGAATACTTTTAGATTATCATAGTACATGCAACTATACATGTGACATGTTTGctgatatatttatatgtatatacaatgtaatgtcTTAATATTTTTCAGGCAATATTTTGTGTCCTGACATTGGTATGTAATCTCCTAGATTATTATTTTGACAAGTGTCTTCAATTTTGgttcaaaatatgaatgttttgtttctgatatttacatttccaatctTCTTACCTTCGATATATTTacctattgaaataaaaatgacatacatgtatatgtataaaaaataaatttcatttttgaaaatatatgcgGGTACAGCAACGTTTAAAAGCTAGCATAAAACGTCGCagttcatgtattttcaaaaataaaatttatttcataattgattTCTTTTGATAATCTTTTCATTGCATACATTggaaattattttcacaattgATTCTAAATTTTCTGATTTTGCGTTAATTTTGTGCATTATATCCCGCATGTATAGACCCAAAGTAAGACTGTCCCAGACAGGGACAAAATATGCCATACCTCTTCAGACTGTGCTAAAGATAGCTGCTGCCGCGATGAGAAAGGGACACTGGTAGATCCATCTGGGCTATTTGATCACGTGGGCaagttatatttttttattgttttatgaaCAGGATTCATTTATAGATTGTATCTCTACTATAAAGTACACCTTTAAGGTACATGATACGCCCATCTGCAACGATTTTAACATGATACTTATTTATATTTGAACGCTTAGAGTCACAATCTGTCAACTGCAATTTCTAAATGAGTCAACAGTAACCTACATTTGGGTCGCCCcaagatacatcaactgacaaagtccTAAGCCTCACACGGTTAAAGATATGACACGAAGAGCTAACTGACGCACGAGCAAACCTATATCGTAACATGTAGAAAAGGCTAGTATATATAACTGCGCCATTGTTCATGCAAGATGAACTCCTCTATCAAATTGTTTCATAGtctatgaccggtcgacaggggatacttcctcttcctaaacacctgatcccacatatggtatatccaggggtccgtgtttatccaactcttaatttcgtgttataggagttatgagattaatcactgttcgttatcaccTCCTTTCATGGAACTCATTAGGAGCCACCGTATGAAGAAAACAGACTGCAGTTCATAAGAATACTTTTTTGAACTCCAATCTATATAACTTTTTTTATACTGTAGGACCAGTTACTGAAGTTCTGAATGGTACCTGTGTACCACTACACGCCCAATTTGACGAGAATTGTGGCGAAGCATGTCCATGTGACCTGAATCAAGGTAGACGTCTACATATTGAGTTGTGACTAATACAAGATAAATGTCTACATATTGAGCTGTGACTAATGCAAGATAAATGTCTACATATTGAGTTGTGACTAATACAAGATAAATGTCTACATTTTGAGTTGTGACTAATACAAGATAAATGTCTACATATTGAGTTGTGACTAATACAAGATAAATATCTACATATTGAGTTGTGACTAATACAAGATAAATGTCTACATATTGAGCTGTGACTAATACAAGGTAAACGTCTACATATTGAGTTGTGACTAATACAGCCTATTTGTGTAAAATACACATAAGTAGAATTAAAATGGCAGGGTATTACTTTTGCAACTGGACGATAGCCTTCTGAGCTGATTATTTTAGGAAAATTGAAGTTTTCGCGTTGTGGCGGTCAGAAACGTTCTATTGCCGGTGGatagatagctcagttggtaaaACAAGTGACTGGAGTCCCGGGTTGGAATCCCGGTCCGGGTTGTTGcattttgtcttttttttttttttttttttttttttttttttttttttttacatttagtGCTGTTGACTACACTTGGACTTGCAGGTAAAAGTCCTACCAGGGGCAAAAGAATGTGGATTATGCGTCTCCGAGGTCAAATTCAATTGAAGGAGGGGGGAATGTAGTGGTTTGATGAACCTTGGATATAAGCCTGGATAGCTTAGTTGTTAGAATACCTAACTAGTAATACAAGGGTTCCTGGTCCTGAAATGATTTTCCCATTTCCTGTACATTtagtgccgtagaccagcccctggattTGATAGGTGAAAATGCTTGACAGCGGATAAAGATCATGGGTTGATGTTTTCAAGGTGTTTAAAGAGGGGGAGATGTAGCGGTCAGTCAGGTTCGatcgctggtggccagatagctcagttggcaAAGCACCTGACTAAATATTCAGGGACCCGGGTTGGACTCCCGATCTGGTCTGTTGTATTTTCTCCCTGTCCTGTTGAAGCGTATGTATGCAAAAGTTTTGCATAATAGCGTGTAAAATACGCAAAACGTTCGCATGACCTTGAAGTGTGACCATGACCAATATTCTGTGTAATGAGGTGCAGAAATATTTGTTGATGAATTGGTGTTTTATGTGTAATAGAATGATGAGATTAATCACCGTTTGCTATCTTCACCCTTCTTAGTTTTGTTGATGAGTTAGTGTTTTATATGTAATAGAAtgatgagattaatcactgtttgctaTTTTCACCCTTCTTAGTTTTGTTGATGAGTTGGTGTTTTATGTGTAATAGAATggtgagattaatcactgtttgctatcttcaccCTTCTTAGTTTTCTAAGTCGAAGTTAAGACTATCGTGATTAGAATATGGTTTGAATTCTGAAGAAGTTTTGTTTGATATTCCTATACGAGAATTGTTCACTTATAGTGAGACATCACCAACTGTAGGCCACGTGTCATAGATTTTAACCTATACCTCATACTTACGGTAGTAACAGTGGCGGTTCTTTATCATACCAATGCCTGTCGATAACGGGACctccattatcaaaatcataTCCGAAAACCCGCGTTCTTAAATGCCGTGTGTTGGGCTATAAAGCAGCCATTACATATTCTACGTCTAAGTTTGGACACGAGCATTTCCCACTCGAATCTACGATCTTGACGCGAACGTTCAATATTGTAATAGAGAAGTTCATTTTGTGAATTGTGTAAATGCCCCATCTACAAATAGTGATAAATAAAGCTATAATCAtgatttatatgtatatgtagagtgaaactaatatatataaaccatctacttatatgtatatatatagtgaaacttatatacttgtatataaaCCTTCtacttttccttttttttccaGAACTCCTTGAACTCCTTGAACGCATGATTATTCTGTATATGACAAATATAAAATAGAAATTTGCTAAAATTAACAATATATTATACCAATCTAAAACTTATGAAACGATATAAAGTTATTCCTCTTCCAATATTGCAGGTCTTGTGTGCTACAGAACTGTCTCAGATAACAAATTTTCCCCATCAGTCTGCAGACCAAAGGACGTCGTAAGCAAATGGACCAATGACTTTATGGATTGCTGGAATAACCCAGACTGTGTGCTGCCTTTGTAACCTGCtaaaataaatgattgattgtatactgtttaacgtccttctcaagaatttttcactcatatggagacgtcaccactgccggtgaagagctgcaaaatttaggcttatattcggcgtttatggcctttgagcagggagggatctttatcgtgccacacctgctgtgacacgggaccttggtatttgcggtctcatctgattagtcgcctcttacgacaagcaaggggtactgaggacctattttaacccggatccccatggaaCCCAAAATAAATGACTTAATTTGATGTTTTTGTCATTTACTTACCCAAATTCGTTATCAATtcaatgaaacaacaaaatgAATCTTTCgagtattatatcattattattacatatTAGTACAGATGTTTTTATGTGAAGTAGgctttaattccacatttggtaatccaaTTTAAATACTTCTAGCTCCGTTTCAAAAGAGGAAACTCTTCAAAATAACCCAGCAGTCttagatacatttaatatctaatacattcaatgggacgaatgaatACAAGTTTCCCTACATATACTAGATtacaaaacttcacaaaaactctTACAAAC
It encodes:
- the LOC125665377 gene encoding uncharacterized protein LOC125665377 encodes the protein MPLGPTKHCKTHPGYPVYYRLGIEGPPQGAVAAPLQGLVDPSKTQSKTVPDRDKICHTSSDCAKDSCCRDEKGTLVDPSGLFDHVGPVTEVLNGTCVPLHAQFDENCGEACPCDLNQGLVCYRTVSDNKFSPSVCRPKDVVSKWTNDFMDCWNNPDCVLPL